A genomic segment from Clarias gariepinus isolate MV-2021 ecotype Netherlands chromosome 11, CGAR_prim_01v2, whole genome shotgun sequence encodes:
- the LOC128533469 gene encoding olfactory receptor 10A6-like, translating to MTALNSSLLQNTSFVRPEYFFIGGFSGIPFSQYYFVFLMFVYIISLCGNLLVLFMILVDKRLHIPKYMGIFNLALSEFGEANALIPNLLKTFVFDSRHISYEACLANMFFIYFFGGGQALTLVAMAYDRFIAICLPLRYHAIVNNSFMFACLTAIWVFNFIIFGTMVVLVTQLSFCKNNEINSFFCDHGPIYTLACNDNSINIFMGNFCVVLYLYVPLTAIILSYLGILLALIKITTWEARLKAFKTCVCHLWVVGIFFLPVSITYLADIIFSLHPNARIINISLSLTIPPMINLIIYVVNTKEFKNFIIKMLQQ from the exons ATGACTGCTTTGAACAGTAGTTTACTACAAAATACATCGTTTGTGCGTCCAGAATACTTTTTCATTGGTGGGTTTTCTGGAATACCTTTCAGCCAATACTACTTtgtctttttaatgtttgtctatattatCTCACTTTGTGGAAACTTACTTGTCCTTTTTATGATACTAGTTGACAAACGTCTCCATATTCCTAAATACATGGGGATCTTTAATTTAGCTCTGTCAGAATTTGGTGAAGCAAATGCACTGATTCCCAACCTTTTGAAGACTTTTGTCTTTGATTCACGGCACATATCCTATGAGGCATGTTTGGctaacatgttttttatttatttcttcggAGGTGGACAGGCTTTAACTCTTGTTGCCATGGCGTATGATCGTTTTATTGCCATTTGCCTACCTCTGAGATATCATGCTATTGTAAATAACTCCTTTATGTTTGCATGTTTAACAGCAATATgggtatttaattttattatatttggcACTATGGTGGTTTTAGTTACACAACTTTCATTCTGTaaaaataatgagataaatagctttttttgtGACCATGGGCCAATTTATACACTTGCTTGCAATGACAACAGTATAAATATCTTTATGGGGAACTTTTGTGTGGTACTATACCTTTATGTACCATTGACTGCCATAATCTTATCATACTTAGGTATTTTGTTGGCTTTAATCAAAATTACAACATGGGAGGCTCgtcttaaagcatttaaaacctGTGTCTGTCATCTGTGGGTAGTGGGAATATTTTTCCTACCTGTATCAATTACGTATCTTGCAGATATAATATTCTCTCTCCATCCCAATGCTAGGATAATTAATATTTCACTCTCATTAACAATTCCACCCATGATTAATCTCATCATTTATGTTGTGAACACAAAGGAATTTAAAAACTTCATCataaaaat gctgcagcaa